The Coffea arabica cultivar ET-39 chromosome 6e, Coffea Arabica ET-39 HiFi, whole genome shotgun sequence genome contains the following window.
aaaactagtatgttttatatttaacataaattaaatatgtgaaagtcaaaaaaaaaaaatagcgcATAacgtaccagctctttatgggaaactggcaggttttgtagtatgttttgtgctagctctttatgggaaacacaccagctctttataggaaaaaattggttaaatagcggcCAAAAGAatactagtatgttttgtatttaacataaattaaatatgtgaaagttaaaaaaaaaaaaaaagaaatagctcataagataccagctctttatgggaaactgacaggttttgtagtatattttgtaccaactctttatgggaaatataccagctctttataggAAAAGTTGGTTAAATAGCGGCCAAaagaaaactagtatgttttgtatttaacataaattaaatatgtgaaagtaaaaaaaaaaaaaaaattgcccataacataccagctgTTTATAAGAAATTGGCAAGTTTTGTATTTAAtgcgctatttaaccaatttttcatagTTAAACAAATTtacgaaaattaaaataacattttgggaatttaaaattaaatttacgaaaattaaaattaaactgGCAGGTTTTGGAAATTTACTCCATTAACAAGTCATTTGTGATTCCTACATTAGACAATGATTTGAAATAGATCTCTCCTTACATATATGAACAAAAGAAAGAGACTCAAATCACAAAAGCTAACCATACAAAATACAAACCAATTGTCTAATCCAGTCAAGAGTGCCACTCAATATCCATGATCTTCAAAAAACTAATCATATAACCATCTAACAATCACcataacaaaaagaaattgccaccaaaTCATCACTTTCCAGCTAGCAATAATTTTACTTCAGCGAGTAGATGGAGGATAAAGGAGGTTAATTACATATTGTCATCTCATTTCTGCAGGAAGATTGTAGAACACATGAAGCTTGGAAATCTGGTCCAAAAGTATGTCGGCTGCATTCATTACATCTCCACTCGGTAAAGCAAGTTTCAATAACTCAGCAACAACTTGATCTCTTCTATCGGAGACCAATTGCTCACGTTTATCCTCATTTGACATGGTTGTTACCATAGTTGTGAAATTAGTTTGAATTCCCTCCACGAAATCTCCAAATTTACTGGTGAGAAGTTGCAATGATGCATCAAGATCATCCCTTGTTGTTGATAcagacttcatttttttttttgacatattTGTAATTGGAGgtgattgtttcttttgtttattggAATTTCTTGTGCTTGTTGAACTTGGTTGAGTTGATTGCGCCATGAAATTTGTTTCATCTTCTTCTACCATATCATTATTCGAGTTTGACATAGCATCAACCCTTTCATCTCCTTCctccaaattttggacagctttcATATCTTGGACAGTTTCTGTAAAATCTTCAGCAACATTTCCGGTGGTTCTGTCTCTTCCATATACAAATTCAAGATCTCCTAAATATGAAAATTTGACATCCCAAAGGCCCTTTGCATCCTTATGAGTCTAGAGATAAAATAGAAAGATAAATGATAATCTTAATAAAAGGTTGAAAAATGACATATCACAATGTAAAAAGTAATCAATTTCTTACCTTGCACCAATCATCATACCACTGTTTTTCACAAGAAATCTTTTTCTCAACATCATTCCAACTACAACCACTTTCTTCGCACATTTCAACAATTGCATGGTACCTATTTTTCAGCTACTTAACTTTTGATTCAATATGTGGGCTGACTTGTTGGTAAAAGTAGGTTGCTTACGCAAGATAATTTTAAACAATTCActcatataattatttttaaatcctCCATCTGATTTCCACATTGTATCATAAGCCAACTCTTGCAATGATTCTATGAGCACTTTTACCTCTTTATCAgtccaaaaatatttatttctccCTCTTCCACGTACAGTTTCATCATTCTCCATCCTATCATTTATTAAAAGTCAGCCAATATATATCAATTATTTTCAATACACAATAGCATATAACTGAAATTTATAATATAACAAAGCACATAAAAGAACATAAAATTAAAtgtcaatccaaatttaaaagaACATACATCAAGTGTCAATCTAATTCACAAATTCACTACAAGAATACATCAAAtgtcaatccaaatttaatgAGTCTAAGAGCTAAACATCCATTCATAGCTAAATAAGTTCAACCCTCCAATTGTCAAACATTTCTTGAGCTAAATTATTTCTAAAATTTGCCCATTGGTCACTTGGCAAAATAGTGGATATATATTCTACTTTTTCATCACTGTCTTCAtcttcactttcattttcttcactttGTAGTAATTCTTGTGGATCAAAAGTCATGAACTTCCTTATCAAGTTGTGCAGCAGACAACATGCCATAATTATTCACACTTGTGtttgaattggaaaaaatgaaggGGATGCTAGAATCTTCCACCTTCCTTTTAGCAATCCAAAACATCTTTCTATAATATTTCTAGCTTTAGAATGTTTCATGTTGAAATATTTCTCCAGTCTCTGTGGTCGATAACCATTGAATTCATTAAGGTGATATCTTTGCCCTCGATAAGGGGCAAGAAATTCATCAGCATTACAATATCCAGCATCCACCAAGTAATAACAACCTTCAAAATTCAATTATGCACAAATTAATACTAAACTAACTAccttattttagaaaaaaaattgattgaattgtatTGGATACTGCaatatatgtttaccttgtggGACTCTAAGACCATTAGATCTAGAAATAGTATTTCGAAGCACACGACCATCATGTGCCGAACCTTCCCAACCAGGCAAGGCATAGATAAATTGCATATTAGGAGAACAAACCCCTAATACATTCGTTGCAATACTTCCTTTTCTCGTTCGGTATCTTGATTTTTGTTCAGTGGGTGGTGTCACATTTATTAATGTCTCATCTAAGGCACCTAAACAATTctattttaacaaaaatataaaatagtTAAAATGTCTATATTGGATAGTTTGGAtgaaaatatacattttatTAAATGATTGTATTTTAATTAATGAATTACCTTAAAACATTTTCATCACTCATCTATGCAATCTTCGGTAATAGGCTCAAACTTCTTAAACAATATAGTATGCAATTTCAAAACTGCTAGGAGACAAAGATTAAATTGACGACTCACTGTTTCTCTACTTCTCCAAAATAGACCACAAATTGTTCTACTTTTCTTGTGGTGAAccaaaacatatacaaacatggCAACAATTTCTTCTGTTGACATGTTTCTGGTAGCTTTCAAACCTCCAGTGTCTCTAATCATTTCACATAATATCCCAAATGTTCGTCTATCCATACAAAGTTCGCTAATACAATAAACATCACTCTCCCTAATACAATAAAGTGTTGCATGCGCTCAGTgacattttcttcttttgattttatttggcGCCTTCTACTTTTGAGATTAGGCCTGTCAATCGGGCCTAATGAGTCGGGTTTTGATGAGTTCAAACtcaactcatttaatttgaatCATTTTTGGGTTTCGAGTTATGAGTTTCGGGTTCGTAAATGTAAAACTCATATtcaactcacataatattcGAGTTGTGAGCCTTAATCGGATTTAACCCAAACTCACTTATTattccttaattttcttaatataattactataactattaagttgtaaaactaatttaacatttacaagactataatattaaaactaaagatgaacaaataatagttcttaaaacgtatataaataaaaaaattttcaacaatatttatatttaatccattcaaaatgcatgaaaaatagtaataaaacatacgatcataagccaatacatctttaaaagttgaaacttttttttataatcttgtgatttaaatccaaatatgtttgatgatttttgtgtttgtagaaaaaaaaaaaatcaaccaatattatgtcaatacaaaaatttactcaactaataagaaaaattagtgaTTTAGTTATGCATTACCAATATTGGCTCTCGAAAAAGCTCATGAAagagtttttagatgtatttttatgttttgtaatttatgtatatatttagtatttagtaataatatatttggatatataattatacataacatcaaaatataaatattatatatataggtaattaaagGGTTGGGCCTATATCAGGTTTGAGCCTAATAAGGCCCAAACTCGGCTCACATTTAATTCGAGCCTAATTTTTAGGCTCAAACTCAGACCAACTCACTAAATGATCGGACTCATCGGGCTTTCTGTCGGGTCGAGCGAGCCGAGCTCGGGCTGGCCCAGTCTCATTGACAGTCCTATTTGAGATGAATGAATATTAACTGGTAccacatcataaaaaatgcaATAACAACCATTATCATTCCCGATAAAATTTGGTTTTGCTCTCAATATTTTTTGCATCTTCTGTTTTCAATAGGCAAACGTGGCATCTTTCTCTACATAATAATATGACAACCAAACGTAAGTATTCACCAAATTAGATTACGACATCAAAATCTTCAAATGCATTAAACATCAATTGATCTTATTAAAAAGGCCTAGACATGCATCATACATCCGTAAACACAATGATATAcagatataaatataaatacgcATAAACAAACGAAATTGATGGTTTAAACTTGAAATTCTAATGTACGAATAACTATGAAACTGAAAGGTATTCAAGCAGACAATTTTACAAACAGGTACAAGGCAACCAGAAGCCCACCCAATCTATACCAGTATTCAcggatcaaataaccaaaagatTAATAATCGATTGACCCTTTATTTTTGAACTTCCATTGAATGCGTAATTCAAGAAAACacaataaaaacataaaaatgacAAATCTAATGACATTAACATTTATctcaccaaaaaaaagaaacaaaataatgtattTGTCGAAGTGCATGAATTAAAATACATTTATTACAACAAAATACATGAATTAAAAATGTGTATTATTCTCACCAATAATAATGTATTTGTTACGGAAATAATGTGTAAAGTACTAAGCAACCTTCTTAATTAATTTTTCATTGTGTTTTGTGACAAAAGAATATGAATTCATGGAAGGAAgacttttttttaatctttatgTTGTGTAGCGTGAGTGGAATAAAAGTGAGAAGGTGATGGGTCCAGAGCATAGCATTTTGGTCCAGTTAGTGTTATTGTGTCAGATTCCCTTCTTTCCTTCTTTATTTTTAGCTAGCCAGTGAGTAGCCTGAAAAAACAgagaagaaggaagagaaaagcTTGCATACGGAGAAGAAAATTGTAGAGGCAACGGAGTTTGTAACCCACTTACCTGGGATCAAGGAATTCACCCTAGTAGAAGACTCTTCAACTCCAGAATTCGCTATCCAGGGAGAGTCGGAACCCACTGCCCTTTGTCGCTGTCCAATCGGTCCTTGCTTCTTACCGAATTCCTTTCCCTAACTTGAAATCTACTCCTCTTTATCGCTGAAGATATTTGTCCATTCCTATTCCATTTAGATCTACTTTGGCaggttttttttcaaaaaattttggataagaGATAAAAACTatatgatgaagaagaaaagataggaaatctgacgaagaagaagaagaacagaaGGTGCGGCGTGTGATGGAGAAAAAGAGAGGGTAGGTCCGTCATAAGTtgagggttttgtccaaaacctccCAATTTGCTCGGGAATGAACTAAGTCCGATTTTTCAGAAATGATTCCAAAATTTACATTCCAATAGACTTAACCCAAGCAACAAATAAGGTGTTCATTCCTTTCTGTGATTCTCAAACCCTTTAACCAAGCAGCCCCTAACATATCTAGTCTATTGGGGAATGAGGGACTTTCCAATTGGGTTCCAATTGCTGATATGGTGCGCTGTCATTGGCCAATTGGTGGTCGTCTGGCTCGTGTCATTTGCTCGTGTGAATTGGACCTTTGCtgattcttttgtttctttgttcGCTTGGACGTCTAGCTAGCAATTCTTTCGTGTCTTTGTTTGCCTGAAGTCTTCCACTAAAATCTGGTCCCATGtgcctttgattttttttcttttccttttttttttattggattgGAACTGCTTGTTAACATATTACATGTGGGATTGTGCTAAAATTTGGCCCCTTTTTTCCATTTCCCAACAATAAAttgtgttgacaaaaaaattaGTATCCCAATTATTTACAATTATCAGTGCTTTCTTTTGGTTTCCAGATAAATCacaattattaattattattttttattgtaataattgcttatgttatgcttgaattgtattaattattatatattatcaTTTTTTAATTGCTTTTGTTATGCTCCAATTGtgaaaattttattctttatttgattttcttcCAACGACGACCTAGCTAATCTCGCTGAAAAAAAATATTGGtgctctttatttatttatttattttggaatGAGATGGGAAGGCATTCAACTATTATTATCAAATTTTCATGACAATCTTTATTTGGTATTGATTCTATGTAAACAATCAACAATGTGGTGCCCTTCTATAGTGTCATTTATTATTTGGTCACGCCACACACCATGTTTAATTATCGATTCCCCGCTATTAATTgttataattatttatttacctatttttatttggatttcttttttttaccaaataaatcacatttaattaccaattttttacaattaattgttaataattaattaataatgccatttTTTTGTTACTGTCATTTTTTTGTTACCCAACAAATCACAtttaattcataatttttttgcaattattaacaaaatttttttttgtggttgtcAAAGAAATCacatttaattatctttttttcaaaattttattaagaaaatgtcctcttttgttttgggttgcccAACAAATGAAGTTTAATTATCAgcttttttcaattaatttttttattaattcagTTCTAATTTCACAGTTTTATTGccagataaatcacattttatctGGGCGGCCATTAAACTTTTCCCAagatcatgttttggccatcgaactattttttgtcaataattggccactaaacaacttaatcagGCCACCCGTGACCATTTCGTCGGTAATAGCtcttaatttctgaaattagCATTACACGTGGCAAATCacaggggcaattttgtccgTCAATCCACTGACCGTTTACTTACATTAATACATcaactgaaaagaaaaaaaagagcggTAGAAACAAGCCAATTAAACAAACTGAAGTGTCTGGTCTTGTGAAGGAAAAAATAGGGACTCAATTTCCAGCCCTAAATTCTGTGTCAGAAATCGAAGAAGCCAAAGAATGTCGAGACGCTCTCCTAAACCCATACCTAGATGCTCATGCGGATTAACAGCAATGGTGAAGACCTCATGGACAGATTGGAACCCAGCAAGAAGATTTGTGGTCTGCATTTTAGGAGAGGTAAGATCTTAGAGAGGTAAGATGTTAGATTTGTAATGGAAATATTATAACAAGAGGATTTAGTCTTGGAAAATGTAAATTGCAGGATGAGGGATGTGGTTTTTGGGAATGGTATGATCCAACAATGTGCGAAAGATCAACTCAAGTGATTCCCGGTTTGCTGCGAAGAATGAATAGAATGGAAAGTAATATGGAGGAATTAGAAACTTCAGCAAGAAGATGggaaaataaagttcaaaaattgGAACTTAAAGTTGCAAAATTGGAGGGTGAAGTGAAAAAGCACAAGACCAGAGAGCACTATCTCAAAAGAGCTCTTCTCGGTACATGGGCTTTTATATTGTTGTATTGGTTTTGCTGCTATCTGAAGACTGTTATTAAGAGTGACCATATGTTGGCCATCAAGGGATAGTTAATGTTGTTTGGTGATTGTGAAGAAATGGCAGTAGTAAGGTTGAGTGGATACAGCTTTTGGTGGTAGTGTCCGTAGCAATAGCAGACCAAAGATTCCCATGTTGTATTTTATAGTGAATTTTTCATTGGTTTGTTTTCTTATGTAATGGTTACCTTGCTGTAATTGTGTTACTTTTTACTGAATGAATGGATGCAAGTTTTTTGTCGTTTCTTATGAATTGCTGTAATTGTAGTTTCTTATGAATGCGGCATTATAACACAGTAAATTAAGACAAAAGGAGTATTTCCATTGGATAAAACCAACTACAAAAGTTTCCAATTTGCAGCAGTACACAGCTTTCTGTTGAATATGCAAAAAGATAGTGgatgaaaaacaaaaggcatCCACCATAACAAAACAAAAGGCATCCACTATCAACATGAAGTGGATCCTGCGGTTAAACTTTAATGCATCTATTTTAACAGCCCGCTGAACTTAAATAAACTATTATAAGTCAAAAGACTTATGTACATATCAGTCACCATCATCAACATCTCAGATCACATCTAAAACTGTATCCAATTCTATCTAACTTGCACCTGCACCTCTGCCACTTGTAGATCTAGATCTAGATCTACCAGCATTTGCACCTCTTCTACCTCTCCACCTACCAACCTTGAAGGGTGGTTCCTTTCCCAAGTAGGCATAGTTAGCATTAATCATCCCTTTGTCAGCATTAGTCAAGGGCCGTTTACCATTTCTGTTGAATTTCCTGCCAGATCTAGAACTTGTAGCTGCTAGATCTGGTTGCTGAACTACTGGTATTGGCTGTTGAAGTGGTGGAGTTGGGTGTTGGGACATGAGATCTGATTGCTGAGTTGCAGATGCGATTGGTTGGCTTGGTTGGCTAGCTGATGGAGTTTCCTGTTGCTGTTGCCCTTGGGTCTCTATACCTTGTGACTAGACTACTTTTGCTTGCTGTTTTCTTCTTGAAACCTTGTACAAATGGAAGTTGATTAGAGACTATATGTATGTATACTATATGACATTTGAAATACATTGAACTGTATGTATACTCacatattttttcttctttggctgGCCAGATTGTTGGTGCTCAGTCACCTCTTTGCATGTTGCAGCATTGTGCCCTGTTTTACCACATTTTCTGCAATGCATAGTGACATTTTTTCTAAGTTTTCTTCCATGGTTCTTCCCTTCTGTCTCATCTCTTCTCCTTGCCTTTTTTGGCCTCCCAAGCTGGACAGTGGGAATTGGAGGATCAAGTTGAAGCATGCTGGACTCAGGCCACAGTACTTAGCTGCTGATGGGTTGCAAGACATTATTATAAATCTGTAAAAATAAGCCCTTTTAGTAACATTCCGCAATCATTTCATGTGGATCATCCTCAGCTTGCTTAATTGCTGCAATGGCATGGGTACAAGGTAAACCAGATAATTCCCAGATTCGACAAGTGCAACTCTTCTTTCTCAAATTCACAGCAAACTGGAAATTTCTTGGGCCCTTTACCTGATAACCATCAATCCCATTGAACTGTGGGAACCACTGGAAAGACTCTTCAATTCTGTCCTcaataatttttctaatcaaaggacCAGTTGAGTGTGGATATCTAGTCATGGCAgcctttcttttttgaattcTTTCCATCATCAGTTCTCTAATATTCTCTAAGCAAGATATAATTGGTTTATCCCTGGCCTCTAGTATATGTGAATTGAAAGATTCACATAGATTATTGACAATCATGTCACATTTAGTGTGAGGAGAAAAGTAAGCCTTACACCAATGCATCGGATGAGGAGCCTTCTCCACCCACTTGTATGCTTCATTGTCATACTCTTTCAAGTCCTCAGCAGCTTTCTTGTACATCTCAATTGTGCTGCTCCTAGCTATCGCCCACAGCATCCCTTTAAGTGCCTTTCCAGGATgtttcttcttgaaattttgatacatATGCTGCACACAGTATCTATGCTCAGAGTTGGGTAGCACCTCGGATAATGCTCTGTCCAATCCCagcataaaaaataaataaattattggtTCAAACAGCCACAAGTCTCACATCAAATGTTGGATAATAAGATCCATACCTTTTGTTGATCAGAGATGAAAGTGTAGTGACACTGATTATCTATTTTCAGATCCGCTTGGAGAAGTTGTAAGAACCATTTCCACTGTATTGTAGCTTCCTTCTCCACTATGGCCCAAGCAATAAGCCACCAACCATTGTTGGGATCAATTGCCACTGCTGATAACAGTTGACTAGGGTAAGGCCCTTTTATATGGCAGCCATCAAGCCCAATCACAGGTCTACACATTTTGATTCCTTCTTTTAGTGCACCTAAACAACAGTACAGTCTCATGAACCTAGGATTCGAACCTGGATCTCTAAATGGAGTGAACTCGACTACCATGGTAGAATTAGTATGAGTCTTCTTAATCTCCTCACAATATTTCCATATATGCTTATACTGCTCGACTGCACAACCTTTGATTCTGTCAACAGCTATACCTCTAGCATTTCTGGCTATTGTTTTTGATATTTGTATCTTGTACTCCTCATGCATTGTC
Protein-coding sequences here:
- the LOC140009726 gene encoding uncharacterized protein → MHEEYKIQISKTIARNARGIAVDRIKGCAVEQYKHIWKYCEEIKKTHTNSTMVVEFTPFRDPGSNPRFMRLYCCLGALKEGIKMCRPVIGLDGCHIKGPYPSQLLSAVAIDPNNGWWLIAWAIVEKEATIQWKWFLQLLQADLKIDNQCHYTFISDQQKHMYQNFKKKHPGKALKGMLWAIARSSTIEMYKKAAEDLKEYDNEAYKWVEKAPHPMHWCKAYFSPHTKCDMIVNNLCESFNSHILEARDKPIISCLENIRELMMERIQKRKAAMTRYPHSTGPLIRKIIEDRIEESFQWFPQFNGIDGYQVKGPRNFQFAVNLRKKSCTCRIWELSGLPCTHAIAAIKQAEDDPHEMIAECY